In one Lolium rigidum isolate FL_2022 chromosome 3, APGP_CSIRO_Lrig_0.1, whole genome shotgun sequence genomic region, the following are encoded:
- the LOC124695784 gene encoding uncharacterized protein LOC124695784: protein MTFPYEDLVAELSGEADKQPPLKIQRTDPPIDVQELVEGMDACKLDDVHRQKLKALMVYDPKRKCDVPSRFCSIHLACFDLDEKSNAEIGPRYERDRDPFSSTTRLTKYVTGNTHYELADYSTEVISIRVVKVGPDYTYPVEVYGTVIARDEIDCKCVYLFNRERKDAQTIKSKKDMLALTGPYRALVTLCYMYFEFDLKTKGKNPDDEVEFSKGVISYFCNPDRRRIIHQLPSFQSTVKLVLQNVKLPVAAILKVSVENKEPNDPLVHFDGKITAGTTKNYRHHMVLYDSSVRSGNLMGENGSLVLNRNLVAVNGYPQGRTFNEDEILVLYVCFLDASCEIEDKDKMDPEEEDYGQEDEDQEEEEEEEENEPKNVVTLEYPAAETVWEHGSIKLTVKVDWTAVLDRLVGTDCLHGYPSVPQGCSIDYRYGIIYE from the exons ATGACGTTCCCGTACGAGGATTTGGTGGCCGAACTGTCCGGCGAGGCGGACAAGCAACCCCCTCTGAAGATCCAACGTACGGATCCGCCCATCGATGTTCAGGAACTGGTGGAGGGCATGGATGCGTGTAAACTGGATGATGTGCACAGACAAAAACTCAAGGCCCTCATGGTCTACGATCCCAAGAGGAAGTGTGATGTCCCTAGCCGCTTCTGCAGCATCCACCTAGCTTGCTTCGACCTTGATGAGAAGT CAAACGCTGAAATTGGGCCACGCTATGAACGTGACCGCGACCCTTTTTCTTCAACGACGAGGTTGACTAAATATGTTACAGGAAATACACATTATGAGCTGGCAGATTATTCCACCGAAGTCATTTCCATTAGGGTGGTCAAAGTTGGTCCTGATTACACATACCCGGTTGAGGTTTATGGTACAGTTATCGCCAGGGATGAGATTGACTGCAAATGTGTCTATCTGTTCAATCGGGAAAGAAAGGATGCCCAGACCATCAAGTCAAAG AAGGATATGTTAGCTCTGACAGGTCCATACCGAGCATTGGTTACATTATGTTATATGTATTTTGAGTTCGATTTAAAGACCAAGGGCAAGAATCCTGATGATGAAGTGGAGTTTAGCAAAGGTGTAATATCGTACTTTTGCAACCCAGATCGGAGACGCATCATCCATCAGCTACCTAGTTTCCAGAGTACAGTGAAATTGGTACTGCAAAATGTGAAACTTCCAGTGGCAGCTATCCTGAAAGTCAGTGTTGAGAATAAAGAGCCCAATGACCCTCTTGTCCACTTCGATGGTAAAATAACAGCTGGGACTACTAAAAATTATAGACATCATATGGTTCTATATGATAGTAGTGTGCGTAGCGGCAACTTGATGGGAGAAAATGGCTCTCTCGTGTTGAATCGTAATCTGGTAGCTGTCAATGGGTATCCACAAGGACGCACATTCAATGAAGATGAAATACtggtgttgtatgtttgttttcttGATGCTAGTTGTGAGATTGAGGATAAGGATAAGATGGACCCTGAGGAAGAGGATTATGGGCAGGAGGATGAggaccaagaagaggaagaggaagaggaagagaatgAACCTAAGAATGTTGTCACCCTAGAATACCCTGCAGCTGAGACTGTTTGGGAGCATGGTTCCATCAAACTAACAGTGAAGGTCGATTGGACTGCTGTTCTTGATAGGCTGGTGGGTACTGATTGCTTGCATGGATATCCTTCTGTTCCACAAGGTTGCTCGATTGATTATCGATATGGTATTATCTATGAGTGA